A region from the Haloarchaeobius salinus genome encodes:
- a CDS encoding pilin, which produces MRQVSANTLSGLIGIAFILLATGTAAAQDDVGNVYCDTGVETGIDLVFGAVAGLGLPATGYYMSKGGLSYMRAGGNPEKKNKAKERLVMSAIGFGIVVLALLSPELVDKIGTQMGFGFSDCVKPF; this is translated from the coding sequence GTGCGGCAGGTCTCTGCAAACACCCTTTCTGGCCTCATCGGGATTGCGTTCATCCTCCTTGCAACCGGGACCGCCGCAGCACAGGATGACGTTGGAAACGTCTACTGTGACACCGGCGTCGAGACAGGAATTGATCTCGTCTTCGGTGCCGTTGCTGGGCTCGGCCTGCCTGCAACTGGCTACTACATGAGCAAAGGCGGGCTCTCGTACATGCGAGCCGGGGGGAATCCCGAGAAGAAAAACAAGGCCAAGGAACGACTCGTCATGTCCGCAATCGGGTTCGGAATCGTCGTTCTGGCCCTCCTGTCGCCTGAGCTCGTCGATAAAATCGGGACCCAGATGGGATTCGGGTTCTCCGACTGCGTCAAGCCGTTCTGA
- a CDS encoding dual specificity protein phosphatase family protein — protein sequence MNEVVNGLFVGTLEDAGNSSLLDEQGISAIVSLTYTEPEDGFPQDKSVSRWPMMDGPQNSREQFEQAVAVVETHLEQDTEVLVHCSAGASRSPAVAATALAIHSNLELEEAFKRISSRRDAVEPHNALIQQAARVFSDTSI from the coding sequence ATGAATGAAGTCGTAAACGGGCTGTTCGTCGGAACACTCGAGGACGCAGGAAACAGTTCACTCCTCGATGAGCAGGGTATCTCAGCTATTGTTTCCTTGACCTACACTGAACCAGAAGATGGTTTCCCGCAGGATAAGTCGGTTTCCAGGTGGCCGATGATGGACGGACCACAGAATTCACGAGAACAGTTCGAGCAGGCTGTGGCCGTTGTTGAAACCCATTTAGAACAGGATACGGAAGTACTCGTCCACTGTTCTGCTGGTGCATCTCGCAGTCCAGCAGTCGCAGCGACTGCACTTGCAATACACTCAAATTTAGAGCTTGAAGAAGCATTCAAACGAATTTCGAGCCGACGAGATGCAGTTGAGCCGCATAACGCGCTAATCCAGCAAGCTGCGAGAGTGTTTTCTGACACATCAATATAA